The Hymenobacter sp. GOD-10R genome includes a window with the following:
- the xerD gene encoding site-specific tyrosine recombinase XerD, which yields MNWSVSIKQFEGYLQLEKSLAANSVEAYVRDIHKLRQYLEISKLPAGPDKVTTRLLRDFLTWLGELGMTSTSQARTLSGIKAFYNFLIMEDMLLLDPTDTLEAPKIGRKLPDTLSYEEITQLLEAIDMSTNEGTRNRAIIEVLYSSGLRVSELTELRLSNLYVEQGFVRVTGKGNKERLVPIGRDALKHLGFYLTGVRTHLEIKPGNEDIVFLNRRGTGLSRIMIFNVIKDLAARAGIRKTISPHTFRHSFATHLIEGGADLRAVQEMLGHESITTTEIYTHLDRDYLKQVITEFHPRS from the coding sequence GTGAACTGGTCCGTCAGCATTAAGCAATTTGAAGGCTATCTACAGCTCGAGAAATCACTAGCTGCCAATTCGGTGGAAGCCTATGTGCGCGACATCCATAAGCTGCGGCAGTACCTAGAAATCTCAAAGCTGCCCGCCGGACCCGACAAAGTAACTACGCGCCTATTACGCGACTTTCTGACCTGGCTTGGGGAGCTAGGTATGACCTCGACTAGCCAAGCGCGGACGCTGTCGGGCATCAAGGCCTTCTACAACTTCCTGATTATGGAAGATATGCTGCTGCTCGACCCCACCGATACGCTGGAAGCTCCCAAGATTGGCCGCAAGCTGCCCGATACGCTGAGCTACGAGGAAATTACGCAGCTGTTGGAGGCCATTGATATGAGTACCAACGAGGGCACCCGCAACCGAGCCATCATCGAGGTGTTGTACTCGTCGGGCCTGCGGGTGTCGGAGTTGACGGAGCTGCGCCTCTCCAACCTTTACGTCGAGCAGGGCTTTGTGCGTGTGACGGGCAAAGGCAACAAGGAACGCCTCGTGCCCATCGGCCGCGATGCCCTCAAGCACCTAGGTTTCTACCTCACGGGCGTGCGAACTCACCTCGAGATTAAGCCCGGCAACGAAGACATTGTGTTTCTGAACCGGCGTGGCACGGGCCTGTCGCGCATCATGATTTTCAATGTCATCAAGGACCTAGCTGCCCGCGCTGGTATCCGCAAAACCATTAGTCCGCACACATTCCGCCATTCGTTTGCCACCCACCTCATCGAAGGTGGTGCCGACCTGCGCGCCGTGCAGGAAATGCTAGGCCACGAGAGTATCACCACCACCGAAATCTACACCCACCTCGACCGCGACTACCTCAAGCAAGTTATTACCGAGTTTCACCCGCGGAGCTAG